In the genome of Anabas testudineus chromosome 4, fAnaTes1.2, whole genome shotgun sequence, one region contains:
- the LOC113151208 gene encoding regulator of G-protein signaling 5-like isoform X3 — protein MCKGLASLPTCCLERAKELKARLGSILQKPNWNLHCCKIGKNKPSLEECLRWKESFEKLLSSKYGLCAFTAFLVSEFSEENIAFYFACEDYRNTKSLAKLPAKAQKIYDEFICSDAPREINIDHETRDITKANMLVPSPSCFDLAQHKIYMLMAKDCYPRFLRSPAYRDLVSQAKPSTKKPWQEKKA, from the exons ATGTGTAAAGGACTTGCATCCCTGCCTACCTGCTGCTTGGAAAG GGCCAAGGAGCTGAAAGCAAGGCTGGGAAGCATTTTGCAAAAACCAAACTGGAACCTACACTGCTGCAAAATAGGAAAAAATAA acCAAGCCTGGAGGAATGTCTTAGGTGGAAGGAGTCCTTTGAAAAACTTCTATCTAGCAAAT ATGGACTGTGTGCCTTCACAGCCTTCCTGGTGTCTGAGTTCAGTGAAGAGAACATTGCGTTCTACTTTGCCTGTGAGGATTACAGGAATACCAAGTCCCTTGCTAAGCTACCCGCCAAAGCCCAGAAGATCTATGATGAATTCATCTGCAGCGATGCTCCCCGGGAG ATCAACATTGACCACGAAACCCGTGACATCACCAAAGCCAACATGCTGGTCCCCTCACCGTCTTGCTTTGATCTGGCCCAGCACAAGATCTACATGCTCATGGCCAAAGATTGCTACCCTCGATTTCTGCGCTCTCCAGCCTACAGGGATCTAGTAAGCCAAGCCAAACCAAGCACCAAGAAGCCCTGGCAGGAGAAGAAGGCATGA
- the LOC113151208 gene encoding regulator of G-protein signaling 5-like isoform X1, which produces MCKGLASLPTCCLERYMKLHANTYMADVWGFGLQDMEDGTATLSLCVCVAKELKARLGSILQKPNWNLHCCKIGKNKPSLEECLRWKESFEKLLSSKYGLCAFTAFLVSEFSEENIAFYFACEDYRNTKSLAKLPAKAQKIYDEFICSDAPREINIDHETRDITKANMLVPSPSCFDLAQHKIYMLMAKDCYPRFLRSPAYRDLVSQAKPSTKKPWQEKKA; this is translated from the exons ATGTGTAAAGGACTTGCATCCCTGCCTACCTGCTGCTTGGAAAGGTACATGAAGCTTCACGCAAACACCTACATGGCTGATGTTTGGGGATTTGGATTGCAGGATATGGAAGACGGCACTGCTACCTTatctttgtgcgtgtgtgt GGCCAAGGAGCTGAAAGCAAGGCTGGGAAGCATTTTGCAAAAACCAAACTGGAACCTACACTGCTGCAAAATAGGAAAAAATAA acCAAGCCTGGAGGAATGTCTTAGGTGGAAGGAGTCCTTTGAAAAACTTCTATCTAGCAAAT ATGGACTGTGTGCCTTCACAGCCTTCCTGGTGTCTGAGTTCAGTGAAGAGAACATTGCGTTCTACTTTGCCTGTGAGGATTACAGGAATACCAAGTCCCTTGCTAAGCTACCCGCCAAAGCCCAGAAGATCTATGATGAATTCATCTGCAGCGATGCTCCCCGGGAG ATCAACATTGACCACGAAACCCGTGACATCACCAAAGCCAACATGCTGGTCCCCTCACCGTCTTGCTTTGATCTGGCCCAGCACAAGATCTACATGCTCATGGCCAAAGATTGCTACCCTCGATTTCTGCGCTCTCCAGCCTACAGGGATCTAGTAAGCCAAGCCAAACCAAGCACCAAGAAGCCCTGGCAGGAGAAGAAGGCATGA
- the LOC113151208 gene encoding regulator of G-protein signaling 5-like isoform X2, which yields MCKGLASLPTCCLERYMKLHANTYMADVWGFGLQDMEDGTATLSLAKELKARLGSILQKPNWNLHCCKIGKNKPSLEECLRWKESFEKLLSSKYGLCAFTAFLVSEFSEENIAFYFACEDYRNTKSLAKLPAKAQKIYDEFICSDAPREINIDHETRDITKANMLVPSPSCFDLAQHKIYMLMAKDCYPRFLRSPAYRDLVSQAKPSTKKPWQEKKA from the exons ATGTGTAAAGGACTTGCATCCCTGCCTACCTGCTGCTTGGAAAGGTACATGAAGCTTCACGCAAACACCTACATGGCTGATGTTTGGGGATTTGGATTGCAGGATATGGAAGACGGCACTGCTACCTTatcttt GGCCAAGGAGCTGAAAGCAAGGCTGGGAAGCATTTTGCAAAAACCAAACTGGAACCTACACTGCTGCAAAATAGGAAAAAATAA acCAAGCCTGGAGGAATGTCTTAGGTGGAAGGAGTCCTTTGAAAAACTTCTATCTAGCAAAT ATGGACTGTGTGCCTTCACAGCCTTCCTGGTGTCTGAGTTCAGTGAAGAGAACATTGCGTTCTACTTTGCCTGTGAGGATTACAGGAATACCAAGTCCCTTGCTAAGCTACCCGCCAAAGCCCAGAAGATCTATGATGAATTCATCTGCAGCGATGCTCCCCGGGAG ATCAACATTGACCACGAAACCCGTGACATCACCAAAGCCAACATGCTGGTCCCCTCACCGTCTTGCTTTGATCTGGCCCAGCACAAGATCTACATGCTCATGGCCAAAGATTGCTACCCTCGATTTCTGCGCTCTCCAGCCTACAGGGATCTAGTAAGCCAAGCCAAACCAAGCACCAAGAAGCCCTGGCAGGAGAAGAAGGCATGA